The following proteins are co-located in the Synchiropus splendidus isolate RoL2022-P1 chromosome 14, RoL_Sspl_1.0, whole genome shotgun sequence genome:
- the LOC128771304 gene encoding olfactomedin-4-like, which produces MKPHVFVLLWTSVALSHQDAEAKDECVCDLLNIERSFPHEQFASLRSAAATCASKLSPQQAVQMDSLLLGLERRLPQLLGDMATLEAEDDGDLYGLLSLILIHNELQELQQLVDQLNSTTTGSQRLITDTGQQLQELTTELKTLEQFDTENQVRRQSDNERLKRDLEQCRNGHLPPTAPPAGAAATCPHGHFFNVSTAKIQTAGEYPGSYKVGAWGRDPRPQEGKESWYWLVPMTSSNKYANYVRQYSSLSSLTVGVSIPGNVQIHASNPTTNTIQGPNVVLFAGALYYNCYNQGTVCRLDLVTKDISTVRLPEDTRYNSKANFCHLDECYQHTDLDLATDESGVWVVYTTKQHFGNMVLSKVEAGQPPALGRTWVTSVFKQSVSNTFVVCGVLYATRYVDKHLEEIFYSYDTATGAENFHVGIFIQKLSTNIFFLNYSPMDRMLHAYCDGNMVAYRALFQRDGIQEQDTEELQ; this is translated from the exons ATGAAGCCGCACGTCTTCGTCCTGCTCTGGACCTCGGTCGCCCTCTCACACCAG GACGCGGAAGCGaaggatgagtgtgtgtgtgatctgctCAACATAGAGCGCTCCTTCCCTCACGAGCAGTTCGCCTCGCTGAGGAGCGCCGCCGCCACCTGCGCCAGCAAGTTGAGCCCTCAGCAG GCCGTGCAGATGGACAGCCTGCTGCTGGGCCTGGAGCGCCGCCTGCCGCAGCTGCTGGGGGACATGGCCACGCTGGAGGCCGAGGACGACGGCGACCTGTACGGACTGCTCAGCCTCATCCTCATCCACAAcgagctgcaggagctgcagcagctggtggaCCAGCTCAACAGCACCACCACGGGCAGCCAGCGCCTCATCACCGACACCGGCCAGCAG ctgcagGAACTGACCACGGAGCTGAAGACTCTGGAGCAGTTCGACACCGAGAATCAGGTGAGGAGGCAGAGCGACAACGAGCGGCTGAAGAGAGACCTGGAGCAGTGCAGGAACGGCCACCTGCCgcccacagcgccccctgcag GCGCGGCGGCCACATGTCCTCACGGCCACTTCTTCAACGTCTCCACCGCCAAAATCCAGACGGCGGGGGAGTACCCAGGCTCCTACAAGGTGGGCGCGTGGGGTCGCGACCCCAGGCCCCAGGAGGGGAAGGAGAGCTGGTACTGGCTGGTCCCCATGACCTCCAGCAACAAGTACGCCAACTACGTGCGGCAGTACTCCAGCCTGAGCTCCCTGACGGTGGGCGTCAGCATCCCTG GAAACGTCCAGATTCACGCCTCCAACCCAACCACCAACACCATCCAGGGTCCCAATGTGGTCCTGTTCGCCGGCGCCCTCTACTACAACTGCTACAACCAGGGCACCGTCTGCAGGCTGGACCTCGTCACCAAAGACATCTCCACCGTCAGGCTGCCGGAGGACACCAG GTACAACTCCAAAGCGAACTTCTGCCACCTGGACGAGTGCTACCAACACACCGACCTGGACCTGGCCACCGATGAGTCGGGGGTCTGGGTGGTCTACACCACCAAACAGCACTTTGGCAACATGGTGCTGTCCAAGGTGGAGGCAGGCCAGCCGCCGGCGCTGGGccgcacctgggtcacctccgTGTTCAAGCAGAGCGTGAGCAACACCTTCGTGGTGTGCGGTGTCCTCTACGCCACGCGCTACGTGGACAAGCACCTGGAGGAGATCTTCTACTCGTACGACACGGCGACCGGAGCGGAGAACTTCCACGTGGGGATCTTCATCCAGAAGCTGTCCACCAACATCTTCTTCCTCAACTACAGCCCCATGGACCGGATGCTTCACGCCTACTGCGACGGCAACATGGTGGCCTACAGGGCTCTGTTCCAACGGGACGGGATCCAGGAGCAGGACACCGAGGAGTTGCAGTGA
- the si:ch211-194m7.4 gene encoding olfactomedin-4, translated as MSALPTLLLLLLHLGSSRSSSAQPAEGAAVRVIGHQRSNACQCRVNASMWLFPVTAYEATLQNAKSCQATLDSVEEKVQLSGQLLPQIQAVIHNVTARLQPFQYLNDGGLYTHLALQLLGQELSELDANIDTIHSQLKNAQTGKLRKQVAKLRQDVDRMQINDIVNIKTVKEKMRSLRNRAESCKSIPKDFRVQTQRCVKGLLSNISEPVVTKVSPFGKSLVAGSWGKQAMQDSPLESSSYWVQPLTSSNIWGNTVRVYPTLADFLTSTKHNDYNFAPSNSHPDANEGPNAVLYGGALYYHCYRSNKVCRYDLATKAVVRVTLPGIEVGYGNKFPYCYYDCRDNSDVDLEVDESGLWALYATAGNHGNLVMSRLEWHGKEKTLNVTHTWETSLFKKSVSNAFMACGVLYATRYQSKVSEEVFYAFDTASGRDDNTLSLRMEKVSNGIASVSYNPTDRRLYMYNDGYLLAYQTK; from the exons ATGTCTGCGCTGcccacgctgctgctgctgctgcttcacctggGCTCCTCGCGGAGCTCCTCAGCCCAGCCGGCTGAAGGGGCGGCCGTGCGGGTCATTGGTCACCAGAGGTCCAACGCCTGCCAGTGCAGAGTCAACGCCAGCATGTGGCTCTTCCCCGTCACGGCGTACGAGGCGACGCTGCAGAACGCCAAGTCCTGCCAGGCGACCCTGGACAGCGTGGAGGAGAAG GTCCAGTTGTCGGGTCAGCTCCTCCCTCAGATCCAGGCTGTGATCCACAACGTGACGGCCCGACTGCAGCCCTTCCAGTACCTGAACGACGGGGGCCTCTACACGCACTTGGCCCTGCAGCTGCTGGGCCAGGAGCTGAGCGAGCTGGATGCCAACATCGACACCATCCACAGCCAGCTGAAGAACGCCCAGACCGGGAAGCTCCGCAAACAG GTGGCCAAACTGCGGCAGGACGTCGACCGGATGCAAATCAACGACATTGTCAACATCAAGACGGTGAAGGAGAAGATGCGCTCCCTGAGGAACCGCGCCGAGTCCTGCAAGTCCATCCCCAAAGACTTCAGAG TGCAGACTCAGAGATGCGTCAAAGGTCTGCTGAGCAACATCAGCGAGCCGGTGGTGACCAAGGTCAGCCCGTTCGGCAAGAGCCTGGTGGCGGGCTCCTGGGGCAAGCAGGCCATGCAGGACAGCCcgctggagagcagcagctaCTGGGTCCAGCCTCTGACCAGCAGCAACATCTGGGGCAACACCGTGCGCGTGTACCCCACCCTGGCCGACTTCCTCACCTCCACCAAGCACAACGACTACAACTTCGCTCCCTCCAACAGCCACCCTGACGCCAACGAGGGGCCCAACGCCGTGCTGTACGGCGGCGCCCTCTACTACCACTGCTACCGCTCCAACAAAGTCTGCCGCTACGACTTGGCCACCAAAGCGGTGGTGCGCGTGACCCTCCCGGGAATCGAGGTGGGCTACGGCAACAAGTTCCCCTACTGCTACTACGACTGCCGCGACAACAGCGACGTGGACCTGGAGGTCGACGAAAGCGGGCTGTGGGCGCTGTACGCCACGGCGGGTAACCACGGTAACCTGGTGATGAGCCGGCTGGAGTGGCACGGCAAGGAGAAGACGCTCAACGTCACTCACACGTGGGAGACCAGCCTGTTCAAGAAGTCGGTGAGCAACGCCTTCATGGCCTGCGGCGTCCTCTACGCCACTCGCTACCAGAGCAAAGTCAGCGAGGAGGTCTTCTACGCCTTCGACACGGCCAGCGGCCGCGATGACAACACGCTGTCGCTGCGCATGGAGAAGGTCTCCAACGGCATCGCCAGCGTGAGCTACAACCCCACCGACCGCCGCCTCTACATGTACAACGACGGCTATCTGCTGGCCTATCAGACTAAGTAG